One Paraburkholderia caffeinilytica DNA segment encodes these proteins:
- a CDS encoding fumarylacetoacetate hydrolase family protein, translating into MMRGRVAYAGAIHEAYPDTHGVRLADGRVRREDEVVWLAPIEVGTIFALGLNYAEHAKELQFNKQEEPLVFLKGPGAVIGHRGFTRRPADVTFMHYECELAVVIGQTARNVKREDAMQHVAGYMIANDYAIRDYLENYYRPNLRVKNRDGGTVLGPWFVDAADIEDVTQLELRTFVNGTRQQHGNTRDLVTDIPALIEYLSSFMTLAPGDVILTGTPEGIVNVNAGDEVVCEIDGLGHLVNTIASDADFGRA; encoded by the coding sequence GGCGATTCATGAAGCCTATCCGGACACCCATGGCGTGCGCCTCGCCGATGGCCGCGTGCGTCGCGAGGATGAAGTGGTGTGGCTCGCGCCGATCGAGGTCGGCACGATCTTCGCGCTCGGCTTGAACTACGCGGAGCATGCGAAGGAATTGCAGTTCAACAAGCAGGAAGAGCCCCTGGTCTTTCTAAAAGGTCCGGGCGCGGTTATCGGCCACCGTGGCTTCACGCGCCGCCCCGCAGACGTCACCTTCATGCACTACGAATGCGAACTGGCTGTCGTGATCGGCCAAACCGCGCGGAACGTCAAGCGCGAAGACGCCATGCAGCACGTGGCCGGCTACATGATCGCCAACGATTACGCGATCCGCGACTACCTGGAAAACTATTACCGCCCCAACCTGCGCGTGAAAAATCGCGACGGCGGCACGGTGCTCGGCCCCTGGTTCGTCGATGCCGCCGATATCGAAGACGTCACGCAGCTCGAACTACGCACGTTCGTCAACGGTACGCGGCAGCAACACGGCAACACACGCGATCTCGTCACCGATATCCCGGCGTTGATCGAATACCTGAGCAGCTTCATGACCCTCGCACCCGGCGACGTGATTCTGACCGGCACGCCGGAAGGCATCGTCAACGTCAACGCCGGCGACGAAGTGGTTTGCGAAATCGACGGCCTTGGCCATCTCGTCAATACGATTGCATCCGACGCGGACTTCGGCCGCGCCTGA